Proteins co-encoded in one Rattus rattus isolate New Zealand chromosome 5, Rrattus_CSIRO_v1, whole genome shotgun sequence genomic window:
- the Ncoa6 gene encoding nuclear receptor coactivator 6 isoform X1: MVLDDLPNFEDIYTSLCSSTMGDSEVEFDSGLEDDDTKSDSILEDSTIFVAFKGNIDDKDFKWKLDTILQSVPGLLHMESSKLKVQKVEPWNSVRVTFNIPREAAERLRILAQSNNQQLRDLGILSVQIEGEGAINLALGQNRSQDVRMNGPVASGNSVRMEAGFPMASGPGLIRMTSPATVMMPQGGNLSSSMMAPGPNPELQPRTPRPASQSDAMDPLLSGLHIQQQSHPSGSLPPAHHPMQPVPVNRQMNPANFPQLQQQQQQQQQQQQQLQTRPLQQHQQQQPQGIRPQFTAPTQVPVPPGWNQLPSGALQPPPAQGSLGTMTTNQGWKKAPLPSPMQAQLQARPSLATVQTPSHPPPPYPFGSQQASQAHTNFPQMSNPGQFTAPQMKSLQGGPSRVPTPLQQPHLTNKSPASSPSSFQQGSPASSPTVNQTQQQMGPRPPQNNPLSQGFQQPVSSPGRNPMVQQGNVPPNFMVMQQQPPNQGPQSLHPGLGGMPKRLPPGFSAGQANPNFMQGQVPSTTAATPGNSGALQLQANQSVQHAGGQGAGPPQNQMQVSHGPPNMMQPSLMGIHGNINNQQAGSSGVPQVTLGSMQGQPQQGPPSQLMGMHQQIVPSQGQMTQQQGTLNPQNPMILSRAQLMPQGQMMVNAQNQNLGPSPQRMTPPKQMLPQQGPQMMAPHNQMMGPQGQVLLQQNPMIEQIMTNQMQGNKAQFNSQNQSNVMPGPAQIMRGPTPNMQGNMVQFTGQMSGQMLPQQGPVSNSPSQVMGIQGQVLRPPGPSPHMAQQHTDPATTANNDVNLSQMMPDVSMQQTSMVPPHVQSMQGNSASGSHFSGHGVSFNAPFGGAPNGSQMSCGQNPGFPVNKDVTLTSPLLVNLLQSDISAGHFGVNNKQNNTNANKPKKKKPPRKKKNCHQDLNTPDSRPAGLEEVDQQSLPGEQGINLDNTGPKLPDFSNRPPGYPTQPVEQRPLQQMPPQLMQHVAPPPQPPQQQPQPQLPQQQPQPPPPSQPQSQQQQQQQQQQQQQQQMMMMLMMQQDPKSIRLPVSQNVHPPRGPLNPDSQRMPMQQSGNVPVMVSLQGPASVPPSPDKQRMPMPVNTPLGSNSRKMVYQESPQNSSSPLGEMPSLPEAGGSEVPSVSGGPSNMPSHLVVSQNQLMMTGPKPGPSPLSATQGATPQQPPVNSLPSSHGHHFPNVAAPTQTSRPKTPNRASPRPYYPQTPNNRPPSTEPSEISLSPERLNASIAGLFPPQINIPLPPRPNLNRGFDQQGLNPTTLKAIGQAPSNLTVNNPPNFAAPQAHKLDSVVVSSGKQSNPGTTKRASPSNSRRSSPGSSRKTTPSPGRQNSKAPKLTLASQTSTTLLQNMELPRNVLVGPTPLANPPLSGSFPNNNGLNSQNPTVPAPAVGTVVEDNKESLNVPQDSDCQNSQGRKEQINTELKAVPTQEAKMVVPEDQSKKDGQPLDPNKLPSVEENKNLMSPAMREAPTSLSQLLDNSGAPNVTIKPPGLTDLEVTPPAVSGEDLKKASVIPTLQDPSSKEPSNSLNLPHSNEPCSTLAHPELNEVSSNIAPSIPPVMSRPVSSSSISTPLPPNQITVFVTSNPITTSSNTSAALPTHLQSALMSTVVTMPNVGNKVMVSEGQSAAQSNARPQFITPVFINSSSIIQVMKGSQPSTIPATPLTTNSGLMPPSVAVVGPLHIPQNIKFSSAPVTPNVPSSSPAPNIQTGRPLVLSSRATPVPLPSPPCTSSPVVAPNPSVQQVKELNPDEASPQTNTSADQSTLPSSQPTTVVSPLLTNSPGSSANRRSPVSSSKGKGKVDKIGQILLTKACKKVTGSLEKGEEQYGADGETEGPGLETTTPGLMGTEQCSTELDSKTPTPSAPTLLKMTSSPMGPSSTSTGPILPGGALPTSVRSIVTTLVPSELISTAPTTKGNHGGITSEPLAGGLVEEKVGSHPELLPSIAPSQTLVPKESPATALQGSVGRPELEANAAIASGQSSEPKETVEKSKTPSRRNSRTEEPTMASENVENGHRKRSSRPASASSSTKDITGAVQSKRRKSK, translated from the exons ATGGTTTTGGATGACCTTCCAAACTTTGAAGACATCTATACTTCCTTGTGTTCATCAACAATGGGAGACTCAGAGGTGGAGTTTGACTCTGGACTAGAAGATGATGACACAAAAAGTGATAGTATTTTGGAGGATTCCACAATTTTTGTAGCCTTCAAAGGAAATATAGATGATAAAGACTTCAAATGGAAACTGGATACAATCTTACAGAGTGTGCCCGGCTTGTTACACATGG AATCCAGCAAGCTGAAGGTACAGAAAGTGGAGCCCTGGAACAGCGTGCGAGTCACATTCAACATCCCCCGGGAAGCAGCAGAGCGGTTACGGATCCTGGCTCAGAGCAACAACCAGCAGCTTCGGGATCTGGGGATTCTCTCCGTTCAGATTGAAG GGGAAGGTGCTATCAACCTGGCTTTGGGTCAGAACCGAAGCCAAGATGTGAGAATGAATGGACCCGTGGCATCTGGAAATTCCGTTAGGATGGAGGCAGGATTTCCCATGGCAAGTGGTCCAG GACTAATAAGAATGACAAGCCCTGCCACTGTTATGATGCCCCAGGGCGGGAACCTGTCATCTTCCATGATGGCACCAGGCCCCAATCCAGAACTGCAACCCAGGACTCCTCGCCCTGCTTCTCAGTCAG ATGCGATGGATCCACTTCTCTCTGGACTCCATATACAGCAACAGAGTCATCCCTCAGGATCTTTACCTCCAGCGCATCACCCAATGCAGCCTGTTCCTGTGAACAGACAAATGAACCCAGCTAATTTTCCCCAgctgcagcaacagcagcagcagcagcagcagcagcagcaacagttgCAGACTAGACCTTTACAACAACATCAGCAGCAACAGCCACAGGGGATTCGACCACAGTTTACTGCTCCAACTCAGGTGCCTGTTCCTCCAGGCTGGAACCAGCTGCCTTCTGGAGCCTTACAGcctccaccagcccagggatctCTGGGCACAATGACTACAAATCAAGGGTGGAAGAAGGCTCCCTTGCCTAGCCCAATGCAAGCGCAACTTCAGGCAAGACCTTCCTTAGCCACGGTACAGACACCTTCtcaccctccccctccttatCCTTTTGGCAGCCAACAAGCCTCACAAGCCCATACAAACTTTCCTCAAATGAGCAACCCAGGCCAGTTCACAGCTCCTCAGATGAAGAGCTTGCAGGGAGGACCCTCCAGGGTCCCAACCCCCCTGCAACAGCCCCACCTCACCAACAagtctcctgcctcctcaccctcctccttccaGCAGGGATCCCCTGCATCCTCCCCAACGGTTAACCAAACTCAGCAGCAGATGGGACCAAGGCCACCTCAAAATAACCCACTTTCCCAGGGATTTCAGCAGCCTGTCAGCTCTCCAGGTCGGAATCCTATGGTTCAACAGGGAAATGTGCCACCTAACTTCATGGTGATGCAGCAGCAACCACCAAACCAGGGGCCACAGAGTTTACACCCAGGCCTAGGAG GAATGCCTAAACGCCTCCCACCTGGCTTCTCAGCAGGACAGGCCAATCCCAACTTTATGCAAGGTCAGGTGCCTTCCACCACAGCAGCCACCCCTGGGAATTCAGGAGCCCTTCAGCTGCAAGCAAATCAAAGTGTCCAGCATGCAG gtGGTCAAGGAGCTGGTCCTCCTCAAAACCAGATGCAGGTGTCTCATGGGCCACCAAATATGATGCAACCCAGCCTCATGGGAATTCATGGCAACATAAACAACCAGCAGGCTGGTAGCTCTGGGGTTCCTCAGGTGACCCTGGGCAGCATGCAAGGCCAGCCCCAGCAGGGCCCACCATCTCAGCTAATGGGCATGCACCAACAGATTGTGCCCTCACAGGGCCAAATGACCCAGCAGCAAGGAACTTTGAACCCTCAAAACCCTATGATCCTTTCAAGGGCCCAGCTTATGCCACAGGGCCAGATGATGGTGAACGCTCAGAACCAAAATCTTGGACCTTCACCCCAAAGGATGACCCCACCCAAGCAGATGCTTCCCCAGCAGGGCCCACAAATGATGGCACCACATAACCAGATGATGGGGCCTCAGGGGCAAGTGTTGCTCCAGCAGAATCCAATGATAGAGCAAATAATGACCAATCAGATGCAGGGGAATAAGGCGCAATTTAATTCTCAGAACCAATCCAATGTCATGCCGGGACCAGCACAGATAATGAGGGGACCAACTCCTAACATGCAAGGAAACATGGTGCAATTCACAGGACAGATGTCAGGACAGATGCTGCCTCAGCAAGGGCCTGTGAGCAACAGTCCATCTCAGGTTATGGGGATTCAGGGGCAGGTTCTGCGGCCACCAGGACCCAGCCCACACATGGCCCAGCAACATACTGATCCTGCTACTACAGCAAATAATGATGTCAACTTGTCTCAGATGATGCCTGATGTTAGCATGCAGCAAACCAGCATGGTCCCTCCACACGTGCAGAGCATGCAGGGAAACAGTGCTTCGGGAAGCCACTTCTCAGGCCATGGAGTGTCTTTCAATGCACCATTCGGTGGTGCACCCAATGGAAGTCAGATGTCTTGTGGTCAAAATCCAGGCTTTCCAGTAAATAAGGATGTAACGTTAACAAGCCCATTATTGGTCAACTTACTGCAAAGTGACATTTCAGCAGGTCATTTTGGcgtaaacaataaacaaaataataccaACGCGAATAAACCGAAGAAGAAGAAACCACCACGGAAGAAGAAAAATTGTCACCAGGATCTAAA CACCCCAGATAGTCGTCCAGCTGGTCTAGAGGAAGTTGATCAACAGTCATTACCTGGAGAACAAGGAATCAATTTGGACAACACAGGCCCTAAACTGCCAGACTTTTCAAACCGGCCACCAG GTTATCCTACACAACCAGTTGAACAGAGGCCACTGCAGCAGATGCCTCCTCAACTCATGCAGCATGTGGCACccccaccacagccaccacagcagcAGCCACAACCACAACTGCCTCAACAGCAGCCGCAGCCACCACCACCTAGTCAGCCACAgtcgcagcagcagcagcagcaacagcagcagcagcagcagcagcagcagatgatgatgatgctcATGATGCAGCAAGATCCCAAATCCATTAGGCTTCCGGTCTCCCAAAATGTCCATCCTCCACGGGGTCCTCTGAACCCAGACTCCCAAAGAATGCCCATGCAACAGAGTGGCAATGTGCCTGTCATGGTTAGTTTGCAAGGACCTGCCTCTGTGCCACCGTCACCTGATAAACAAAGGATGCCGATGCCTGTGAATACTCCTCTGGGAAGTAATTCAAGAAAGATGGTATACCAGGAGAGCCCACAGAATTCTAGCTCACCACTAGGAGAGATGCCCTCACTTCCTGAAGCTGGTGGCAGTGAAGTACCATCTGTTTCAGGAGGCCCAAGTAACATGCCCTCGCATTTAGTAGTTTCTCAGAATCAATTAATGATGACAGGACCCAAACCTGGACCATCTCCCCTTTCAGCAACTCAAGGTGCAACTCCCCAGCAGCCTCCTGTAAACTCCTTGCCTAGTTCCCATGGCCACCACTTTCCAAATGTGGCTGCACCAACCCAAACATCTAGGCCTAAAACACCAAACAGAGCCAGCCCCAGACCCTATTATCCTCAGACGCCCAACAACCGCCCTCCTAGCACAGAACCTTCAGAAATCAGTCTCTCTCCAGAAAGACTCAATGCTTCCATAGCAGGACTCTTCCCTCCACAGATTAATATTCCTTTACCTCCCAGGCCAAACTTAAATAGGGGCTTTGATCAACAGGGCTTAAATCCAACAACTCTGAAGGCCATTGGGCAAGCACCTTCAAATCTCACTGTAAATAATCCTCCTAACTTTGCTGCCCCACAAGCTCATAAATTAGATTCTGTGGTGGTGAGTTCTGGAAAACAGTCTAATCCTGGAACAACAAAACGGGCAAGTCCAAGCAACAGTCGCAGGTCTAGTCCGGGGTCCAGTAGAAAGACTACCCCAAGTCCTGGAAGGCAAAATTCAAAAGCCCCTAAACTTACTCTGGCTTCTCAAACAAGCACAACCCTGTTGCAGAACATGGAGCTGCCTAGAAATGTGTTGGTTGGTCCCACTCCACTTGCCAATCCCCCTTTATCTGGAAGCTTTCCTAACAATAATGGGCTTAATTCCCAGAATCCCACCGTGCCTGCGCCTGCAGTGGGGACTGTTGTTGAGGATAACAAAGAGAGCTTGAATGTTCCTCAGGACAGTGATTGCCAGAATTCCCAGGGGAGGAAGGAACAGATAAACACTGAGCTGAAAGCAGTCCCTACCCAAGAAGCTAAAATGGTTGTCCCCGAAGATCAGTCCAAAAAGGATGGGCAACCTTTGGATCCTAACAAACTCCCCAGTGTAGAAGAGAACAAAAATTTGATGTCTCCTGCCATGAGAGAAGCACCAACATCACTAAGCCAACTTCTCGACAACTCTGGAGCTCCTAATGTGACCATTAAACCCCCTGGGCTTACAGATCTGGAAGTAACACCTCCAGCAGTTTCAGGAGAGGACCTCAAAAAAGCATCTGTCATTCCCACACTGCAGGATCCGTCTTCTAAAGAACCCTCTAATTCTTTAAACTTACCTCACAGTAACGAGCCGTGTTCAACCCTTGCGCATCCAGAATTGAATGAGGTCAGCTCAAACATTGCACCAAGCATCCCTCCAGTAATGTCAAGACCTGTcagctcttcctccatttctacTCCCTTACCCCCAAACCAAATAACTGTATTTGTTACTTCCAACCCCATAACCACTTCATCTAACACATCAGCAGCCCTGCCAACTCACTTGCAGTCTGCATTGATGTCGACAGTCGTCACAATGCCCAATGTGGGTAACAAAGTTATGGTTTCTGAGGGACAGTCAGCTGCTCAATCTAATGCCCGGCCTCAGTTCATTACACCTGTCTTTATCAATTCATCTTCAATAATTCAGGTTATGAAAGGATCACAGCCAAGCACAATCCCTGCAACCCCATTGACAACCAACAGTGGCCTGATGCCTCCCTCTGTCGCAGTTGTTGGACCTTTACACATACCTCAGAACATAAAATTTTCTTCAGCTCCTGTAACACCTAATGTCCCCTCCAGTAGTCCTGCTCCAAATATACAGACAGGTCGGCCATTGGTCCTTAGCTCACGAGCCACTCCTGTTCCGCTGCCTTCCCCTCCTTGTACATCCTCTCCAGTCGTCGCTCCTAATCCTTCTGTCCAGCAAGTAAAAGAATTAAATCCAGATGAGGCTAGTCCTCAGACGAACACCTCAGCAGACCAGAGCACTCTGCCTTCTTCACAACCAACCACAGTAGTTTCTCCCCTTTTGACCAATAGTCCAGGCTCCTCTGCCAATCGGCGAAGCCCAGTCTCATCCAGTAAGGGCAAAGGAAAAGTGGACAAAATTGGCCAGATTTTGCTGACCAAAGCTTGTAAGAAAGTTACAGGCTCtctggagaaaggggaagaacagTATGgtgcagatggagaaactgaaggCCCAGGGCTAGAGACCACAACTCCTGGGCTAATGGGAACAGAGCAGTGCTCCACAGAGCTGGACAGTAAAACCCCAACACCCTCAGCACCCACTCTACTAAAAATGACCTCTAGCCCCATGGGCCCAAGCTCCACCTCAACAGGACCCATCTTACCTGGCGGTGCTCTCCCCACCAGTGTACGCTCTATAGTAACCACATTGGTACCCTCTGAGCTCATCTCCACAGCGCCAACCACAAAAGGCAATCATGGTGGCATAACATCTGAGCCACTTGCAGGTGGCCTAGTGGAGGAGAAGGTGGGATCCCATCCAGAGCTTCTACCCAGCATAG CCCCTTCACAGACTTTAGTCCCAAAGGAATCTCCAGCCACAGCACTGCAGGGCTCTGTTGGCAGACCAG